Within the Chromobacterium paludis genome, the region AGGTTTCGCCGTGGTTCCCTCTGCTGTGTGTGATTTATCCTGTTTTTGAAACATTGTATTCAATTTACCGTAAAAAATTTCTCAGGGGAATGTCGCCGGGTATGCCGGATGGTTTGCACCTGCATATGCTTGTGTACAAACGTCTAGTACGTTGGATGGGGGTTCTAAGGATGCTGCTCACCTCACCCAGCGCAATAGCCTGACGTCTCCCTACTTGTGGCGCTGTCCTCGTTCTCGGTGGTGCCCGCCATGCTGTTCTGGAACAATACACCGGTGCTGATCGGCTTTGTGCTTGTATTCATGTTCAGTTACGTTCGCCTTTATCGGATGATCATCCGCTTCCGTACCCCTCGCTGGCTAATGCTGCGCAAGACCCCCAACGCCTGATCCTTTTTGAGCCTGCTGAAAATTGCCTCGGCAGGCTCTTGAAATCCCTCCCTCTCGTCCCTATCATTAGCACTCGCAACAGTCGAGTGCTAAGCCCTCGGCTGACGACTAAATAGATCCTGATGTTCAACTCCCAACAGCCAAAGCAATAGGAGAGATCCATGGCAATTCGTCCTCTGCACGACCGTGTTGTTATCAAGCGCCTCGAGGCTGAAGAAAAGACCGCTTCCGGCATCGTTCTGCCGGGTGCCGCGGCTGAGAAGCCGGACATGGGCGAGGTTCTGGCCGTCGGTAACGGCAAGATCCTGGAAAACGGCGAGCGCCGCCCGCTGGAGCTGAAGGTCGGCGACAAGGTGATCTTCGGCAAGTATTCCGGCCAAACCGTGAAGGTGGACGGCGACGAAGTCCTCGTGATGCGCGAGGAAGA harbors:
- the groES gene encoding co-chaperone GroES — protein: MAIRPLHDRVVIKRLEAEEKTASGIVLPGAAAEKPDMGEVLAVGNGKILENGERRPLELKVGDKVIFGKYSGQTVKVDGDEVLVMREEDVMGIVE